The following coding sequences lie in one Crassostrea angulata isolate pt1a10 chromosome 10, ASM2561291v2, whole genome shotgun sequence genomic window:
- the LOC128165275 gene encoding BSD domain-containing protein 1-like produces MAEGSNEKGEDGGWWGSWINVAKEKSKAALEMVQKDLAEYTCTMSTDTSKAVAKTSDKLKETLKAENTSMAKDRFKTGVTSFLEGLSKALVIEAEDKEEPVATPIRSEAVYDRAKARLHAIQVDPETYCSEPSGSKERYQEWQKSFDIDKYKGEVSELLVSKVELRAFYTKLVPAEISHADFWKRYFYKVHQLQQDEARKLALMKRAEQAQKKEDSISWEDDWSGDEESTLEKVSRKQELSVRLSPAEKTETTENIPVSGNRSTHENQVSHPHQETDKETPHEIKQKTVDLPQVEEDSSVAEPPAEENLKQSVEEEHINERETVPESENQDSEITSPSPSDVTNVQEMASIVKDSTSDQSEPDMPEKEVKTKDKGDIVLVNPDRVTPSSDSNKENSTDDDWERDFDVELTEEELKAADEIAKKLNLSAADYTTIAGEMDEDWESWE; encoded by the exons TCAAAAGCTGCACTTGAAATGGTGCAAAAGGATTTGGCGGAGTACACATGTACAATGTCAACAGATACAAGTAAAGCTGTGGCTAAAACAAGTGATAAACTAAAGGAGACATTAAAG GCCGAGAACACGTCAATGGCAAAAGACAGATTTAAGACTGGTGTAACGTCTTTTCTGGAGGGCTTGTCTAAGGCTCTGGTCATAGAGGCAGAGGACAAAGAGGAGCCGGTCGCAACACCAATCAGATCAGAGGCAGTGTATGACAGAGCCAAGGCAAGGCTCCATGCAATACAAGTTGATCCGGAAACATACTGCAGTGAACCATCAGGCTCGAAAGAAAGATATCAGGAATGGCAAAAGTCATTTGATATAGACAAATACAAAGGGGAAGTTTCAGAACTGCTTGTTTCCAAAGTTGAGCTTCGTGCCTTTTACACCAAACTG gtTCCTGCTGAAATATCACATGCAGACTTTtggaaaagatatttttataagGTCCATCAACTTCAACAAGATGAAGCAAGAAAATTGGCATTAATGAAGCGAGCAGAGCAAGCTCAGAAGAAGGAGGACTCCATTAGCTGGGAAG atGATTGGAGTGGGGATGAGGAATCTACCCTAGAGAAAGTTAGTCGCAAGCAGGAACTTAGTGTGAGACTTTCACCAGCAGAAAAAACAGAGACAACAgaaaatataccggtatctgGGAACAGAAGCACACATGAAAATCAGGTCAGTCACCCCCATCAGGAAACTGACAAAGAAACTCCTcatgaaataaaacagaaaacagTTGATTTACCACAGGTAGAAGAGGACTCTTCAGTGGCTGAACCTCCAGCTGAGGAAAATCTAAAACAATCTGTTGAAGAAGAACACATAAATGAAAGGGAAACTGTGCCAGAGAGTGAGAATCAAGACAGTGAAATCACAAGTCCATCCCCGAGTGATGTGACTAATGTACAGGAAATGGCTTCCATAGTAAAAGACAGTACATCTGATCAGTCTGAACCTGACATGCCTGAGAAAGAGGTTAAGACAAAGGATAAAGGGGACATTGTGTTGGTCAACCCAGACAGAGTCACCCCATCGTCTGATTCCAACAAAG AGAACAGTACTGATGATGACTGGGAGAGAGACTTTGATGTGGAGTTAACAGAGGAGGAACTGAAAGCTGCCGATGAAATTGCCAAAAAGCTCAATCTGTCTGCAGCTGACTATACCACAATTGCTGGGGAAATG gatGAGGACTGGGAAAGCTGGGAGTAA